TGTGGCAACTGGCTGATCGTCACGAATGCCTTCGATCCATGACTCCACGAAGCGGATCGTATGCTCCCGCACTCGGCGATGGTGATGTTTGGCTAACTCCCACAAGAATCCGGTATCCCAACGGTCCCAGTCGAAAGAAGCCAATTCAGCCTTCCATTCGTCCCATTCACCTTCAAATTCTTCCCGCAAAGCGCTCGTTCCATGCCGCCCTTGCAGCAGGCAGTTGTAACGGATGTGAGCGCCACACATGAGTTGCCAAAAGTCCCGTGCAGCGGCAATGATCATCTGAAGGTCGCCGGGGAATTGACTGAGAAACGGAGCTTCGTCCGCCAGTGTCGTGAAATTCCAGTCGTTCGGAAGATCGAGGAACTGTTTTCGCACGTCGCTGTCCAGCAGAATTTGCCCCAGCAGACACATCGGTACACGAGCTTCGATTTGTCTCGAAAGAAATGATGCCTCTTCTTGCGACAAGTGGACCGTCAGATTCTCGATCCAGTCCTCGTCGTAGGCGGGGCCGTTGATTGTTGCGTTCGCCTGTTCGGTGGCGTCAGGGTCATCGCCTTTGGTTTTGTCGGTTCCCTGTACCAAGTCCAGTAGAGGTTGATCCGGGTTGGCGAACTTGCGACTGAAAACCTGAAGCGACAGGTTGGTCTTGATCAATCCAAATTGCCGGATTCCCGTCCAGTAGGCGGACGAAGGTTTCCGCTGAACCTCGCCCTGTTTGTTGGCGAATGATTCACCGATGATCCCATCCTGCGGATCGTCCTGATGATTGCCGACCATTGCTTCCATGCAGAGGTTTTCGTGCTCATTCAGATAGTCTGCTAACTTCCGACGCCGCCTCTTGTGGGCCGGAAGTCTTTCGTAATCCTTGAAGATCCGGGGAACGGTCAGGAAGTATTTGGCCCGTGTCTGGATCGTGGAAACGCCGGGGAAGAGAGAGTCCGAAAAGGAATCTCGGACTACGCCGATTCCAAGTTCATCAATCACACCGGGAGTGGAGAGCAGGTCGATAACCGACTTGACCTTATCACGATGTTCTGATGAAAAATCGACCCATCCAATTGCTGACACGCTTAGCCTCTAGTTTCCAATTCACTGACACTTGCATCCGAAATTGGTGAAGAGCCTTGCGGTTCACTGCCATCGTCATTCTTCATCGCTTGATCCCATGGTTGAGGGGCTGTTTTAAGCAAAGCAATATGTGCCAATCCTCCGCCAAGCGAATCGCCAAGGCGTCCGATGCCAACCCGTTCGACAAACTCTGCCTGCTGCTCAATTCCCTTTTCGCTTTTCAAGATCAGCTTGGTCGAAGTTTCCAACTCACGCATACCTCTATGCTCGTGAAAAAATCCAGCGAGGGATGGGTTGCGAAAGTCTCGCTTCAACGATTCAAGTGCAACTTGATGGAAATAGTCTTGATGAAATCGGTCAATAGATTGATTCGACGTGGCCTGTTGCCTCCCGGTTACGATCATTTGCATCGGATGCAATGACTGAGCAACCGCAGAAGGTGACAACCGGAACAAGGTCAAGATCTCTTCGATCTCCGCTTCCGTGAGATAAAGTTCAGCTTGTATCTTGCATACTTCGTTAATGAAGGCTGGGTTTAGATGACGCTGATAGAACTCCGAATGAAGAACACTTACCGGGAATCGATCCGCAAAAAGAATGCGAAATATCTCAGGTGCGATCAGATCACCATCTTCCATTTTTCGAATCGGTATCGAGCATTTACCATCATCATCGGTCTTCAAATGTCCCTCATCGATGAGCTTCTGTGCTGCGTCCTTCAACTCGGATGATGAAAAGTCATCGATCTGCGAAAAGTCGTCAATTCCATTGATCGAGCCATCGTTCTCGAAGAGCGTTGCAACCACGAAGATTTGCGCCAAAGTCGATCTGTGTCGTGCCTGTGCTTCTTGTTGAATATCGATGTAGGATGAGACATCAAGCTCGGTCTCGACCATCGCTGCGAACCCAGCAGCAAGTGCAGCCTCAATCGCCACACCCTCCGCTGACAGTATTGTGAATTCTCCACCTGAGAAGACGATGATCCAAAACATTTGACCGTTGTGATATGCAGGCTCAAACCTAGATGCCGTGCGATCAGTCAGCGTTCTCGCCCGGCGACTTATTTCAGCCAAAGCGATAAATGGGATTATCTCAGCAATGAGCTTCAGCAATTCGTCGCCGTGCAACAGAGAGATGTTCTTTCTGTGGCCTGACAGTTCGTCGTAATTGCCCTGAACGTGTCCGTTCACGCCCGATAACGAGACGAAACATCCCGCAACTTCCGATTCCGTACACGCCTCTTGGTGGAATACTTTTCCCAAAAACTTGCACCATTGGGTCATGTCCATGACTGATTTGTGGGCTTTGCACTCACAAATCAATTTCTGGTGTCGTGTTGTACCGAGGCCGGGCAATGGCAGTTCGCCTCGGACATCGATCTCGGCACCATTGGCCATCACATTTGTCGTGCAGTTTTCATATCCACGGTGGCGCAAAAGATTCATAGTCAACGTCTCAAGTTGCTTTCCTTTGTCATTCGATGTGGCAGCGAGAATAATCATCAATCAACCTAACCTTCAAAACACTGAGTCGTATTTGGGTTGCCAGAACGGAAACCGGTGACACGTTAGAAACCGTACTTATCCTGCCGCATGAGGAAGGCTGTTTTACCGCCCTCCATGACTTGAGTGATCTCGCTACGAATGTCAGGAATGTCAATCGCACCCTCGCACTTAATTTTGCCACCGGACTGATCACTGGTTGTGCGATAATCACAACACACAACCAGATCTGCATCTCCGTTGACGACCACGTTGGCGTTATGGCTTGAGAAAATGATTTGTCGGTTCTTCTTTGCTGCCCAAATCTCCTCGACGATTTCAAGGATCACTTGATTGTCGAGATCGTCTTCCGGCTGGTCTATAACCAGTGGTGGTCCAACTTGATTGAGAAGAACACGAAGCAGTGCGGTTGCTTGTTGTCCAGCGGAAGCGTCAACAAACGGAACGTACTCACCCTCTCGAACTCGATACTGAAACGTCGGCGTGTCCTCCAACTCAAGCAACGACAAATCAAGCCAGTTGTCGGTTGTTAGCTTTTTCGCAACTTTCTCAATATCGGAGTTGCTGAAGCCTGCCGCAGAAAGTGTGGGACAAGCGGGAATATCTGGATCGGAAGCATCATCAAAATCAATTTCAGACAGCAATTGGAGATCATGCAGCACCGCCTGCCACTGGCCCGGACAATCTTCAGCTTCCGAGACTGCACTACAGAGGTCTTCGAGTTTCTTGGCCTGCGTGCGAATCCCTGTGCCTTCCAATAGCGTCTGAAGTTTTTCAAGGACGACTTTGACACCACCACCTCGCTTTAACGTGGCAAGAATCATCTCTCCAGAAAGTTCCGTTAGTTCCCGGCATCTTTCGTCAAGCAATTCGGCCTTCTGGCGGAAGAGATCCATCCACTGGCTTCGGGCGGACTCGTATTCGACTTCGGGAGTTCCATGGCTTTCCAAGTCGGTTTTTCGATGAGAAATCGTTTCCTTGAGCGTCTTCAATCGACCCTCAACTGACGAAATTTGCTTTAGCAGAGATTCGTGCTCAACCGCTCGTTCCTTAACCGCCTCGTATTGCTTCTCATGGGCGTCAAACTTAGCTTGCCAGTCTCGCTTAAAGGATGTGTATCGTCTCCAGTCGTCCTCTCCTTCAGCGAACAAATTCTCCGCTTCATCGAGTTTTTGCCTTGCCGATGAGAAGAGACTGGACAAGACAGTGTGTGAATTCGACAAATCATCCTTGTTCGGCATCGCATCCTCATCTCCAATGCTGGACGGCAACGCACTCAATTCGCTTTTTGCAGCGCTTACAACTTGTCGCAGCTTCTCGATATTGCGGCCCCAAGTCTCGAAAGTGCTTTTTTCATTTAGATAGAGTTTGTGATCATCGAGCACCTTTCTGTCATCATCGGATAGCCCCTTCAGCCCTTTCTGAAGTTGACTAAGTTGCTTCTCCAACGATGCCAGTTCGACCTCTTGCCGTGCGATGTCTTGGGAAAGCGACTTTTTCCTTCGTACTTGCGAATAGCTGTTTCGAATTCGAGCAACATGGTCACCGCCGAGACTCTTAATTTCGTTCAAACGACTTCGTATCGGAGACTCAACGAATCGCAGAAGTTCTTCGTTCCTCACACCGACAGCGCTTAACTGCTTTTGACTGTATGCGTGAAGGGGAAGTAGTTCCCTCACATCCTTTTCTCGCACGTCCTTGAAGCCATCATCGCCTACCTTAAGCGATACGTCACCACTTTCAGCTTTGCGCCGCACAATGTGCTTTACGCCGTTAATGCTAAAGTGAACGTCCACCGTTGCGTTGTATGGCTTGAGCGTGTTGTTGATCAGTGTGTTTCTCTTCGTCTGGTAATCCGGCACATCATCAAGATCCGTCACTTTGATCGGTTGGTCGCATAGTCCCCAGCGGACATATTCCAGTAGTGTTGATTTACCAGTACCTCGACCTCCGATGAGGCAATTGAATTGGGCGTTAAAGTAGAGATCAATCGGTCCCATGAACTTGCTGTTCGAGACGTGAAGTGACTCAATCACAAGGGAGGGCAGTTGAGGTGCCTCATGCAGAATGCGAGTAGAACGAGCAAGACACGCTTGCCGAAGTGCCTCAGCCGTAGGCTGAGCCCATTTCACCCATGCGGTATGGTCGCCGAGGACACCGAAGTCATGCTGGCGGTTGTCCGACGTGGGGAAAATGCCGAGAGGCTTGTTGTCGTATTCTGAAACCAATCCATCCAAAATCCGCCGATCACCGACCCCCAGTTGTTTAACAGGTCCATCCAAGTAGCCACCGACACAGGGCATCGACTTATAATGCGCCAGAAACCCTTCACGTTGCAGAGTGTGCTTACCGCCCGAACTTATATTTGGGAGGATGATATAGCGCCTACGAATAAAGTCATGCTCATCGAGCCGTGCATGTAGTTCTCTGAGGTCACGAAAATTGTCGAGTCGTTGTATTTGAGCGTGCTTTATCTCTGCCGCATCATTGGGCGTGATCGTCAATGCGTTGCAAACGGCGGCAAGCAAGTTGACCGGAAAGTCAGCATCGAGAATCAATAGGGCTTGGCAAGGGATGCCCAGTGTTAACTCCATGCCGGGGAACACGGTGATGCGATCTTCCTCCGGTACTGGGGCTCCCGCCTCATCAACTTCATTTCGTGAAGCCTTTCGAATATGCGGAAAGAAGCCAAAATCATGATGGTCAGTAATGGCTACCGCATCCAATCCCTTATCACGACAAGCTTTGATGAAACGCTTGGCATAATCTGACCGTTCCTCTTCGGTCACAGGACGTTCGCCATCCCAATTTAGGTCTCTTGGCGTATGAACCTGAAAGTCGCAGTGCCGGAAGTGTGCCCCTCTGTCCATGTCGTTATGTCTCGTTTAAGTAGATGTTGTGTTTACTGGGGATGAACCGTGTACTGTGCCGCCAAGCTTGCTAGGGACTTGGTTTCGTCAACTGCGGTGTGCGGGATTAGCAGGTAGTGCCATGGCTCGGCCGCAACCGTGCTGGCGTGTTTGCACCATTCGGCAGCCGCTCGGGCCTTCGTCTGGACTACTTCGTCGTTGACTTCCCTTTCATCCTTCGGCTCGCAGAGATAGTAGCCATCGTCGGTTTGGGCAACGAAGTCGGGTTCATAGTTCGCATCACCGCTGTAGTGGATTTGGAACGTGCCTTTGTTGGGTTTAACCCACTTGCTGACTGTCTTGTCGTTTTCAAGAACGACCGCAAAACGACGTTCGGTGTCTGAATCGAACTTCTGCACGGGGAACAGACACTTATCGAAATCGCCGAAGAGCATCGAACGGATGTTCTTCTTTTCGTCAACAGGCTGCCGAAATGGCCGAGGGGTTTCATCTTCGGGTGCGTTGAAGGCACTCATTCGCAGGACGTTGAAACCAGCGCTGACGTGGACCTCGTAATCGGTTGCTTCCTCGACGAAGTGTTCCTGCATCTGAGCGTGGATCAGACGAACGTATTGTGGATTGTAGGCCAGTAACACGTTGCGGATATCTGCTTCGTCAGTCAGGTACGTTCGAAGCTTGTCGATCAGTTGACCACTCAGCTTGTACAGCAACTTGGCGTCGTCGTCGTAACTGATGTCGTTGTAGTCGATCAGGCCCCGGACCAAATAGTCTTCAAGCTTCTTTTCCGTGTCAGATGCGAGGCTGAGTAAGCGAGTTTGCTTATTCTCACGCAGTGTTTGAATCAGAATGTTGTTCGCCATCGGCTGCTGGTTGATGCTGCCGGCGTCGAGGTCAAAGTCCTTGTAACCGCAGGTTTTATCGCCGGTCGGGACAAGTGTGATGCGAGGAATGTCAATCGTCATGGCGACGTAGGTTTCCGTCGTCTTCGTAATGACTTCCTCAACTCGCTTGTCCTCAAGCTTGTCTTCCATTCCTTCAAATTGTGCCTGTGGCACTTTGATCTTTTCCTTGACCTTGGCAACCAACTCTTTTCGCACTTCCGGTGAGTTCAAATCCGATGATCTTGGCAGCCGTTCAAATTCCTGTTTGATAATGTCCAGCGTTGTCGTGGCCACTTCGACCTCACGCTTGTCAGTGAAGAGTGGCTTCTGCTTCGTTGTGTCTGATCCGGTGCCCGTTTGGCCCGTAATGACTTGCACGGCCTTGGAGACGACTTCGACAACCTTCGACTTCTTTTCCGGGATGTCCTTGCCGATGACCACTCCCGTCACGAGGATCGAATCACCCCGGTTAGCTTCATCCACGATCTCTTGGAACTTGTCGTGGGCCACAATGGTCAGTCGATCTACCGCTGCGTTGCCGGTTCGCTTGCCGTAAGGCAGGCGCAATCCACGACCAATGGATTGTTCGACCAACGTGCGGGAATCGGCTTTGCGAAGCGGGACGATGGTGTAGAGATTGGTAACGTCCCAACCTTCTTTCAGCATGTTGACGTGGACGACAATCTCGACCGGGTTGGCGGGGTCTTCGACCGTCAGTAGTTGCTCGACGACTTCATCTTTCTCGTCACCTTTGGTCTTGGAATGAACCGTGATGACTTTTCCTTTGTAGGCACCATCGAAGAAGTCCTTCGATTCAATTGTCGCCATCAATGCGTTGGCGTGCTCGGTGTCCTTGGCGACGACCAGCATGAACGGCTTGACTCGTCGGACACCGTTTTCACGAGCGTAGACTTCCAGTTGCACTTTGGTCTCTTCGTGAACGATGATGCCATCCTTCAGCTTGAGGCTCTCCAGTCCGTCCTCGTCGTAACTGCTGGCGTTGAAGTTCTCTCGGGTGGCGACGGATGGCTGTTTAATAAACCCATCTGTCAAAGCCGACGCCAACGGATAGCTGTAGATGGCGTTCTTGAACTTTTCAGTCTTCGTCCCTCTCTCGACTTGAGGTGTGGCCGTCAATTCGAGTCCCAGAATCGGCTTGAGTTCGTTGATGGCGTTGACACCGGCACTCGCCCTATAGCGGTGTGATTCGTCCATCAACAACACAAGGTCATCCAAACCAGCCAGATATGCAAAATAGCTGTCGCCGATGTACTCGTTCAGTCGCTTGATTCGGGGCGAATTTCCTCCACGGACCTCCGAGTTGATCTTGGAAATATTGAAGATATTGATGTGAATAGGGGAATCATCAAACATCAGGCGTTGCCCACGAGCATCGACACCATCGTTGCGAACACCGACACCGCTCTCGTAGTTGTCGCTGGTAATGATTTGCGGCGGGCGAGTGGCAAACTCGTGGATACCTTGAAAAACATATTTTGGCGTGCCGGGTGTGAAGTCGGCAATCAACTTGCGATAGATCGTCAGGTTGGGTGCCAATACAAAGAAGTGTTGAACTTTCTCGGCTCGATGCAGATAGGCGATAAAGGCACCCATCAAACGAGTCTTGCCAACACCCGTAGCCAGTGCGAAGCACAAGGACGGGAAGTCACGTTCGAAGTCTTCAACCGTGGGAAACTCAGACTTGATGATTTCAAGCTGTTGTGCGACATCGGCGGATTTGTCGAGGTCGATGATCTCACAGATACGGGCCAGAATCTCCAGCGAATCACGCTGAGGTTGGCGGAGGCTAAGTCGATTGGCGATTGCATTGGTGTGCTGGTTCATTCTGCATCCTCCAACGCAAACAGAGATGCTTGCTGGTCCAACACTTTGCGTGCCTTTCGTTTGTTCTTGGGTAAATCTTGGAGGACTTCTTCGAACTCATCCGGTTCAGGTTCGGGAGCATCGGGAAGTGCCTTGATTTCAAGGCTGTAGTCGTCCTTGCCCCATTCACACTTCGACATGACTGCGAGTGGAATCTTTTTGAGCGTCAGATTCGGGAAATCCTCCACCTTGCGAATGCGATAGGCACCGCAACAAATGAGCAGGGAACGGTTCGGGCCAACTTCATCGCTGAGCTTCACCAACTGCTCACGGGTCAGTGTTTGGGTGGTGACATAAATGAAGTCCGTTTCAGTCGAATGACCGTGTTGCCAGTAGAAGTCCGTGCTCGGGGCGTAAGTAAATCCCTCTAGCTTGCACATCGCCTCGGCAAGCATTTCGGGGTTGTACTTTTTGTTGATGATCCAATTGCCGAATTCATCTTCTTCAAGGAGTGAAGGGCCGAGAGTGTAGTAGCGGAATCCGCCTCCGCCCTTCCACTGATTAGCTGAGGATACTCCACCTTGGTCATTTCCGTCGATGACTTCTCTCAGGCGTGGAATCAAGTGTGTATGACAGTGTTCACCTAGCTCCACCATTACCCATCTACGGCCCATCTTATGGGCAACAGCCCCAGTGGTTCCAGAACCAGCAAAGCTGTCCAAAACGCAATCGCCCGGATTCGTCGAGATATGAATGACCCTTTCTAAAAGCTTCTCAGGCTTGGGTGTTCCAAATGCAACTTCCTTTGGAAGCAGCTTTTTTACTTCAGCCTTCGACGTTCGATTGCTCCCCACATCCTCGTGAAACCAAATTGTTTCGGGTGGTCGCTCTCGACGATTTTCGGCATAAATTCGGTAGTACGGCGTCCATCCATTGCGCCCATCAACCCACTCGATGCGATCTGCTTCGTTCTTGACCTTCTCTTCACCCCAACGCCACGCACCATCTGTTCCATCCTGCTTCTTCGGATAGATCATTGATCCATCTGGCGCCTCAATCCCGAAATAAAGATTCGGACGAGCCTTTCTTGTGTCACCTTGGCCACCCATTGCCCGGAGTGGCTTCGTGTAATATCGGCGGTTCGAATCATCCGTTCGGTTGTAGTGCTCCGGGATATCGTCATCGTCCGCAGGAAAGCGA
This window of the Rhodopirellula bahusiensis genome carries:
- a CDS encoding TrlF family AAA-like ATPase, which translates into the protein MDRGAHFRHCDFQVHTPRDLNWDGERPVTEEERSDYAKRFIKACRDKGLDAVAITDHHDFGFFPHIRKASRNEVDEAGAPVPEEDRITVFPGMELTLGIPCQALLILDADFPVNLLAAVCNALTITPNDAAEIKHAQIQRLDNFRDLRELHARLDEHDFIRRRYIILPNISSGGKHTLQREGFLAHYKSMPCVGGYLDGPVKQLGVGDRRILDGLVSEYDNKPLGIFPTSDNRQHDFGVLGDHTAWVKWAQPTAEALRQACLARSTRILHEAPQLPSLVIESLHVSNSKFMGPIDLYFNAQFNCLIGGRGTGKSTLLEYVRWGLCDQPIKVTDLDDVPDYQTKRNTLINNTLKPYNATVDVHFSINGVKHIVRRKAESGDVSLKVGDDGFKDVREKDVRELLPLHAYSQKQLSAVGVRNEELLRFVESPIRSRLNEIKSLGGDHVARIRNSYSQVRRKKSLSQDIARQEVELASLEKQLSQLQKGLKGLSDDDRKVLDDHKLYLNEKSTFETWGRNIEKLRQVVSAAKSELSALPSSIGDEDAMPNKDDLSNSHTVLSSLFSSARQKLDEAENLFAEGEDDWRRYTSFKRDWQAKFDAHEKQYEAVKERAVEHESLLKQISSVEGRLKTLKETISHRKTDLESHGTPEVEYESARSQWMDLFRQKAELLDERCRELTELSGEMILATLKRGGGVKVVLEKLQTLLEGTGIRTQAKKLEDLCSAVSEAEDCPGQWQAVLHDLQLLSEIDFDDASDPDIPACPTLSAAGFSNSDIEKVAKKLTTDNWLDLSLLELEDTPTFQYRVREGEYVPFVDASAGQQATALLRVLLNQVGPPLVIDQPEDDLDNQVILEIVEEIWAAKKNRQIIFSSHNANVVVNGDADLVVCCDYRTTSDQSGGKIKCEGAIDIPDIRSEITQVMEGGKTAFLMRQDKYGF
- a CDS encoding restriction endonuclease, giving the protein MIILAATSNDKGKQLETLTMNLLRHRGYENCTTNVMANGAEIDVRGELPLPGLGTTRHQKLICECKAHKSVMDMTQWCKFLGKVFHQEACTESEVAGCFVSLSGVNGHVQGNYDELSGHRKNISLLHGDELLKLIAEIIPFIALAEISRRARTLTDRTASRFEPAYHNGQMFWIIVFSGGEFTILSAEGVAIEAALAAGFAAMVETELDVSSYIDIQQEAQARHRSTLAQIFVVATLFENDGSINGIDDFSQIDDFSSSELKDAAQKLIDEGHLKTDDDGKCSIPIRKMEDGDLIAPEIFRILFADRFPVSVLHSEFYQRHLNPAFINEVCKIQAELYLTEAEIEEILTLFRLSPSAVAQSLHPMQMIVTGRQQATSNQSIDRFHQDYFHQVALESLKRDFRNPSLAGFFHEHRGMRELETSTKLILKSEKGIEQQAEFVERVGIGRLGDSLGGGLAHIALLKTAPQPWDQAMKNDDGSEPQGSSPISDASVSELETRG
- a CDS encoding DUF6361 family protein — its product is MSAIGWVDFSSEHRDKVKSVIDLLSTPGVIDELGIGVVRDSFSDSLFPGVSTIQTRAKYFLTVPRIFKDYERLPAHKRRRRKLADYLNEHENLCMEAMVGNHQDDPQDGIIGESFANKQGEVQRKPSSAYWTGIRQFGLIKTNLSLQVFSRKFANPDQPLLDLVQGTDKTKGDDPDATEQANATINGPAYDEDWIENLTVHLSQEEASFLSRQIEARVPMCLLGQILLDSDVRKQFLDLPNDWNFTTLADEAPFLSQFPGDLQMIIAAARDFWQLMCGAHIRYNCLLQGRHGTSALREEFEGEWDEWKAELASFDWDRWDTGFLWELAKHHHRRVREHTIRFVESWIEGIRDDQPVATLDELVTRQERFNKKSRARLNPTAEESVGKWVGIADLNYRLSQARTIISDIHRGLTASEGDDA
- a CDS encoding site-specific DNA-methyltransferase, which codes for MGIELNSPTGRNLMARKQKLELTWIGKETRPKLEPRIFLEDSGWSYHASHRVGDSDLFDNRLIFGDNLLALKALEQEFSGKVKCIYIDPPFNTQQAFEHYDDCLENSLWLTLMAERLHILRGLLSEDGLIWIHLDDNQVHRCKCVCDEIFGPDQFISSVIWEKSDSPRMDADFFSSRHDTILVFAKNRDTATINRFPADDDDIPEHYNRTDDSNRRYYTKPLRAMGGQGDTRKARPNLYFGIEAPDGSMIYPKKQDGTDGAWRWGEEKVKNEADRIEWVDGRNGWTPYYRIYAENRRERPPETIWFHEDVGSNRTSKAEVKKLLPKEVAFGTPKPEKLLERVIHISTNPGDCVLDSFAGSGTTGAVAHKMGRRWVMVELGEHCHTHLIPRLREVIDGNDQGGVSSANQWKGGGGFRYYTLGPSLLEEDEFGNWIINKKYNPEMLAEAMCKLEGFTYAPSTDFYWQHGHSTETDFIYVTTQTLTREQLVKLSDEVGPNRSLLICCGAYRIRKVEDFPNLTLKKIPLAVMSKCEWGKDDYSLEIKALPDAPEPEPDEFEEVLQDLPKNKRKARKVLDQQASLFALEDAE
- a CDS encoding DEAD/DEAH box helicase, giving the protein MNQHTNAIANRLSLRQPQRDSLEILARICEIIDLDKSADVAQQLEIIKSEFPTVEDFERDFPSLCFALATGVGKTRLMGAFIAYLHRAEKVQHFFVLAPNLTIYRKLIADFTPGTPKYVFQGIHEFATRPPQIITSDNYESGVGVRNDGVDARGQRLMFDDSPIHINIFNISKINSEVRGGNSPRIKRLNEYIGDSYFAYLAGLDDLVLLMDESHRYRASAGVNAINELKPILGLELTATPQVERGTKTEKFKNAIYSYPLASALTDGFIKQPSVATRENFNASSYDEDGLESLKLKDGIIVHEETKVQLEVYARENGVRRVKPFMLVVAKDTEHANALMATIESKDFFDGAYKGKVITVHSKTKGDEKDEVVEQLLTVEDPANPVEIVVHVNMLKEGWDVTNLYTIVPLRKADSRTLVEQSIGRGLRLPYGKRTGNAAVDRLTIVAHDKFQEIVDEANRGDSILVTGVVIGKDIPEKKSKVVEVVSKAVQVITGQTGTGSDTTKQKPLFTDKREVEVATTTLDIIKQEFERLPRSSDLNSPEVRKELVAKVKEKIKVPQAQFEGMEDKLEDKRVEEVITKTTETYVAMTIDIPRITLVPTGDKTCGYKDFDLDAGSINQQPMANNILIQTLRENKQTRLLSLASDTEKKLEDYLVRGLIDYNDISYDDDAKLLYKLSGQLIDKLRTYLTDEADIRNVLLAYNPQYVRLIHAQMQEHFVEEATDYEVHVSAGFNVLRMSAFNAPEDETPRPFRQPVDEKKNIRSMLFGDFDKCLFPVQKFDSDTERRFAVVLENDKTVSKWVKPNKGTFQIHYSGDANYEPDFVAQTDDGYYLCEPKDEREVNDEVVQTKARAAAEWCKHASTVAAEPWHYLLIPHTAVDETKSLASLAAQYTVHPQ